A region from the Pirellulales bacterium genome encodes:
- the tadA gene encoding tRNA adenosine(34) deaminase TadA, translating to MHETFMRQALAQARLAAEQDEVPVGAVIVHEGRVIAAAHNQREQLQDPTAHAEMIAITQASAAVGSWRLHDCLLYVTLEPCPMCAGAIVQARLPWVIYGAADPKAGAVDTLFQLLNDARLNHRTQSVRGVLAEEASALLSDFFRQQRALGKK from the coding sequence ATGCACGAGACATTTATGCGGCAGGCGCTCGCGCAGGCGCGCCTGGCCGCCGAGCAGGACGAGGTCCCCGTCGGGGCAGTAATCGTGCATGAAGGGCGCGTGATCGCGGCCGCGCACAATCAGCGCGAGCAATTGCAGGATCCGACGGCTCATGCCGAGATGATTGCCATCACGCAAGCCTCGGCGGCCGTGGGAAGCTGGCGCCTGCATGATTGTTTGCTGTACGTGACGCTCGAGCCGTGTCCAATGTGCGCCGGTGCGATCGTCCAAGCCCGCCTGCCGTGGGTGATTTACGGCGCCGCCGATCCGAAGGCGGGCGCGGTCGATACGCTGTTTCAACTCTTGAACGACGCTCGGCTGAATCACCGTACCCAAAGCGTACGCGGCGTGCTGGCCGAGGAAGCTAGCGCCCTGCTGAGTGATTTTTTTCGCCAGCAGCGCGCACTCGGCAAGAAATGA